The following proteins are co-located in the Nomia melanderi isolate GNS246 chromosome 1, iyNomMela1, whole genome shotgun sequence genome:
- the LOC116428503 gene encoding uncharacterized protein LOC116428503, with protein sequence MRLVYLPCILLAAIICTCAGNVVPPKEETQTHEVADVTTAMPSKPTNAANPTVVSDDSKTPNAVANNISTANISLPNSISNVTNATTAFPMTSSVSTSTTAISTTTTTTTIPVTKLTTTKKPETTTEKITTSNVPPSTTTNSPITVSPPSATTAVPISTKEAPPSQSPDKGRDFDGLSFVGGIILAVCLMAIGTFSCKLYKRRKEGNYRTL encoded by the exons ATGAGATTAGTGTATTTACCCTGTATCCTCTTGGCTGCAATAATCTGCACCTGTGCGGGCAATG TTGTGCCACCAAAAGAGGAGACTCAGACCCATGAGGTAGCAGATGTAACTACTGCAATGCCTTCAAAACCTACAAATGCCGCCAATCCTACTGTAGTTTCTGATGATTCTAAAACTCCAAATGCTGTAGCTAATAATATATCAACTGCTAATATTTCCCTCCCTAATTCCATTAGTAATGTTACTAATGCTACCACTGCATTTCCAATGACATCTTCTGTATCAACAAGCACAACTGCAATTTCAACTACAACTACAACAACTACAATCCCAGTAACAAAATTGACAACAACAAAAAAACCAGAAACTACAACCGAAAAAATTACAACTAGCAATGTACCACCATCTACAACTACAAACAGCCCAATCACTGTTTCACCACCATCTGCTACAACAGCAGTTCCAATATCAACAAAGGAAGCTCCACCTTCACAATCGCCTGATAAAGGACGAGACTTTGATGGTCTCAGTTTCGTAG GTGGTATCATTTTAGCTGTTTGCTTAATGGCGATTGGCACATTCTCATGCAAATTATacaaaagaaggaaagaaggaaattacCGTACACTATGA
- the Toll-7 gene encoding toll-like receptor 7 has protein sequence MTAKYIFITLINAAFLCLASTILSESAGASCKWLSEGGNDTRSADCTLRVLDPGAITSLVPSLDGALKLRIRCSDVHHFESSFNAQSWQRLTTLHDLHVHGCKVLRVPDAAFQPLLELKRLTMQTFNAVWGAGRVLEFSQDSFLGLRELHTLEIVESNLQALPTNLLCGLDNLQTLNLTGNRLRDANDIGLNRRDLPIDETIESCHADIRILDLSRNELTRLPENSPLAGLRQLQELHLQRNEIVEIASDALTGLTVLRTFNASYNSLDSLPEGLFASTRDLREIHLAYNGLRNLPKGIFTRLEQLLVLNLAGNRLGSDQVDETTFLGLIRLIVLDLSYNLLTHIDARMFKDLFFLQILDLRNNSIDRIESNAFLPLYNLHTLELSDNKLHNVGAQLFNGLFVLNRLTLSGNSIASIDPLAFRNCSDLKELDLSGNELASVPDALRDLAFLKTLDLGENRISDFHNGSFRNLHQLTGLRLIGNDIGNVSRGMLWDLPNLQILNLARNKVQHVERHAFERNLRLEAIRLDGNFLSDINGVFTSITSLLLLNLSENHIEWFDYAFIPGNLKWLDIHGNFIESLGNYYEIRDTKVKTLDASHNRITELSPLSVPDSVELLFINNNYISVVRSNTFADKVNLTRVDMYANMIETMELTSLLLTKVPEDRPLPEFYIGGNPFNCNCSMDWLPAINNQTSTREYPRIMDLDNVMCRTSGPRGVAIVPASTARSEQFLCRYETHCFALCHCCEFDACDCEMTCPGGCKCYNDRTWNTNAVDCSGLGVEEIPRRIPMDATEVYLDGNVLRELQNHVFIGRKNMRVLYVNASGIESIQNRTFNGLNNLQTLHLEDNRIRELKGFEFERLSHLRELYLQNNQIGYIGNLTFLPLRSLEILRLSGNRLVTFPVWQVTLNARLVELSLGGNPWSCRCKFLQELSSWVSDNAHKVVDASDVWCYYGGDARPAYRRRLNVNETVCSDYFSQGGVIESIMVSDYLPLVAATLSAVLVLLVIIVLAFIFREPVGAWAYSKYGLRFLRAKPGKSTGTATMPSAAPMTACCDGDRDRQYDCYVCYSPNDEDFVIHSLAVELEHGTAGLRLCLHHRDLPCVLRASTPAPVILEAVDASRRVLIVLTRNFLQTEWSRFEFRAALHEALRGRATQLIVVQAGHPCPEVERDPELRPYLRTAAAILTWGEKRFWERLRYAIPPANVGDISMENKSSPLVYKRNINTYTLDGVGGEKTAMSTLRAHERQRTFFKDSSPTTALMLQHAPPAYSCGTVSVPQQQPPPSSSPQPRLTVNHAYRDAVTVPGSNLVAANTTVSSGSSEDHRRPLSEHIYSSIDSDYSTLERTAWRQQQPPPPPPPPSSGQAYLV, from the coding sequence ATGACAGCGAAGTACATCTTCATCACGCTGATTAACGCGGCTTTCCTCTGCCTCGCATCGACCATACTCTCGGAGTCAGCCGGAGCCTCTTGCaagtggttgtccgagggcggcAACGACACCCGTTCCGCGGATTGCACCCTGCGAGTATTGGACCCAGGCGCTATCACTAGCTTAGTCCCATCCCTAGACGGTGCGCTCAAGCTGCGGATTCGTTGCAGCGACGTCCACCACTTCGAGAGCAGTTTTAATGCGCAGAGCTGGCAACGGTTGACCACTCTGCACGACCTGCACGTGCATGGTTGCAAAGTATTGCGCGTGCCGGACGCTGCGTTTCAACCCCTTCTCGAATTAAAACGACTGACCATGCAAACGTTCAACGCGGTTTGGGGTGCTGGTCGAGTCCTGGAGTTCTCGCAGGACTCCTTTCTCGGTCTACGCGAGCTCCATACTTTGGAAATCGTCGAGAGCAATCTTCAAGCCCTCCCCACGAATCTGTTGTGTGGGTTGGATAATTTGCAAACGCTGAACCTCACCGGAAATCGTTTGCGCGACGCCAATGACATTGGACTGAACCGTAGAGACTTGCCAATCGACGAAACCATCGAATCCTGCCACGCGGATATCAGGATTCTAGACCTCTCGCGTAACGAACTGACACGACTGCCGGAGAACAGTCCGCTGGCAGGCTTACGGCAGCTACAAGAGCTGCACCTGCAACGAAACGAGATCGTTGAAATCGCCAGCGACGCGCTTACCGGGCTGACTGTGCTGCGCACCTTCAACGCGAGTTATAATTCCCTGGACTCGCTGCCGGAGGGTTTGTTCGCCAGCACGAGGGATCTACGGGAAATACACCTGGCGTACAACGGCCTCCGCAACCTGCCCAAGGGTATATTCACTCGGTTGGAGCAGCTGTTGGTCTTAAATCTGGCTGGGAATCGGTTGGGCAGTGACCAAGTGGACGAGACCACGTTCTTGGGCCTGATCCGACTGATCGTGCTCGATCTGTCTTATAATTTGTTGACGCACATCGACGCTCGTATGTTCAAGGACTTATTCTTCCTGCAGATCCTCGATCTTAGGAACAATTCCATCGACCGGATCGAGAGCAACGCCTTCCTGCCGCTGTACAACCTGCACACCCTCGAGCTGTCCGACAACAAGCTCCACAACGTGGGAGCACAACTATTCAACGGACTGTTCGTGCTGAACCGTTTAACGCTGTCCGGCAATTCTATCGCGAGTATCGACCCACTCGCGTTTCGCAATTGTTCGGACTTGAAGGAGCTAGATCTAAGCGGCAACGAACTGGCCAGCGTGCCCGACGCGCTGCGCGACCTCGCTTTTCTGAAGACCTTGGATTTAGGCGAGAACCGTATCAGCGATTTCCACAATGGCTCGTTCCGAAATCTTCATCAGCTGACCGGGCTCCGGTTGATTGGAAACGATATCGGTAATGTATCTCGTGGTATGCTGTGGGACCTGCCGAATCTTCAAATCTTGAATCTCGCGAGAAACAAAGTGCAGCACGTCGAAAGACACGCGTTTGAAAGGAACTTGAGGCTCGAAGCGATAAGATTGGATGGGAACTTTCTATCGGACATCAACGGTGTCTTCACCAGTATCACCAGTTTGTTGCTGCTGAACCTCTCCGAGAATCATATCGAGTGGTTCGATTATGCTTTCATACCGGGGAATTTGAAATGGCTGGATATCCACGGGAACTTCATCGAGAGCCTCGGGAACTACTACGAGATCCGCGACACGAAAGTGAAGACGTTGGACGCGAGTCACAATCGTATCACGGAACTGTCTCCGTTATCCGTGCCCGACAGCGTCGAGTTGTTGTTcataaataacaattacatcAGCGTCGTTCGATCCAATACATTCGCCGACAAAGTGAATTTAACCAGAGTCGATATGTACGCGAACATGATCGAGACGATGGAGCTAACATCGTTGCTTCTGACCAAAGTGCCAGAAGATCGACCTTTGCCCGAGTTCTACATCGGTGGTAATCCGTTCAACTGCAATTGCTCGATGGACTGGTTGCCGGCGATCAACAATCAAACATCTACCCGGGAGTACCCACGTATCATGGACCTGGACAACGTGATGTGCCGCACGTCCGGTCCACGTGGCGTCGCGATAGTACCTGCATCCACTGCCAGATCCGAACAATTCCTCTGCCGCTACGAGACCCATTGTTTCGCCCTCTGCCATTGTTGCGAGTTCGACGCCTGTGACTGCGAGATGACCTGCCCAGGCGGCTGCAAGTGCTACAACGACCGTACCTGGAACACGAATGCGGTGGACTGTTCCGGGCTGGGAGTCGAGGAAATACCGAGACGGATACCGATGGACGCGACCGAGGTCTACCTGGACGGTAACGTGTTACGCGAGTTGCAGAATCACGTGTTCATCGGACGCAAGAATATGCGTGTGCTGTACGTGAACGCGAGCGGCATCGAGTCGATACAGAACCGCACGTTCAACGGCCTGAACAATCTGCAGACCCTCCACCTAGAGGACAATAGGATACGCGAGTTGAAGGGTTTCGAGTTCGAAAGATTGTCCCATCTGCGCGAACTTTATCTGCAGAACAACCAGATAGGGTATATCGGTAACTTGACCTTCCTCCCGTTGCGTTCCCTAGAAATATTGCGGCTGAGCGGTAACCGGCTAGTCACTTTCCCGGTTTGGCAGGTTACCCTGAACGCGAGGCTAGTGGAGTTGTCCCTGGGCGGCAACCCGTGGTCCTGCCGGTGTAAGTTCCTGCAGGAGTTGTCGTCCTGGGTTTCGGACAACGCGCACAAGGTCGTGGACGCGAGCGACGTTTGGTGCTACTACGGCGGGGACGCGAGGCCCGCCTACAGGCGTCGGTTAAACGTAAACGAGACCGTCTGTTCCGATTATTTCTCTCAGGGTGGTGTCATAGAGAGCATCATGGTGTCCGATTATCTGCCTCTTGTAGCCGCGACACTATCCGCTGTATTAGTCCTCTTAGTGATCATCGTCCTCGCGTTTATATTCCGCGAGCCGGTCGGCGCGTGGGCTTACTCGAAGTACGGGCTTAGATTCTTGCGCGCGAAGCCCGGTAAATCGACGGGTACCGCGACGATGCCTTCGGCCGCGCCGATGACCGCTTGCTGCGACGGGGATAGGGATCGTCAGTACGACTGCTACGTCTGCTACAGCCCCAACGACGAGGACTTCGTAATACATTCCTTGGCCGTGGAACTGGAGCACGGTACCGCCGGTTTAAGACTCTGCCTCCATCATCGCGATCTACCCTGCGTGCTCCGCGCTTCCACCCCCGCGCCGGTCATCTTGGAAGCGGTCGATGCGTCCAGGCGCGTGCTGATCGTCTTGACCCGTAACTTCTTGCAAACGGAATGGTCGCGGTTCGAGTTTCGAGCGGCTCTTCACGAAGCGCTACGCGGTCGAGCTACCCAGTTGATTGTAGTCCAAGCCGGCCACCCGTGTCCGGAAGTGGAACGGGACCCGGAACTGCGACCGTATCTCCGTACTGCCGCAGCGATACTCACGTGGGGCGAGAAAAGGTTCTGGGAGCGTCTCAGGTACGCGATACCACCGGCGAATGTCGGGGACATATCAATGGAGAACAAATCGTCGCCGTTGGTCTACAAACGTAACATCAACACGTACACGCTGGACGGGGTCGGTGGCGAGAAGACGGCGATGTCTACGCTCCGGGCGCACGAGAGACAAAGGACTTTCTTCAAAGACTCGTCCCCGACGACCGCATTAATGCTGCAACACGCGCCTCCCGCCTATTCCTGCGGCACGGTGTCCGTGCCGCAGCAACAACCGCCGCCTTCGTCCTCGCCGCAGCCCAGGCTGACCGTCAATCACGCCTACCGGGATGCGGTCACCGTGCCGGGTAGCAATCTCGTCGCCGCGAACACGACGGTGAGCAGCGGGAGCAGCGAGGATCACAGGAGGCCGCTGTCCGAGCACATATACTCGTCCATCGACTCGGATTATTCGACGTTGGAGAGAACCGCCTGGAGACAACAGCAGCCgccacccccgccgccgccaccaTCTTCCGGCCAGGCCTATCTCGTCTAG